One segment of Macrotis lagotis isolate mMagLag1 chromosome 1, bilby.v1.9.chrom.fasta, whole genome shotgun sequence DNA contains the following:
- the LOC141509630 gene encoding olfactory receptor 2AJ1-like — MDLVMEFDLSVLPFFSMMAINYISGRKSITFVGCGFQIFLFVMSVGAECLILTAMSYDRYVAICHPLRYPTLMNHQISVMLAAVCWLGGIMDSSIHTIYVMLLPFCGTRTIDHFFCEIPGMLRISYIDTSPYEENVYMSSVFFLIPFSIILISYGQILCIMFHMKSMEAQKKAFSTCSSHLAVVAMYYGSCIFTCMRPKSYHTPSQDKVLAILFTILSPMLNPVIHSLRNKNVLCALTMVFSKALSHRNENF, encoded by the coding sequence ATGGACTTAGTCATGGAATTTGATTTATctgttcttccatttttttccatgatGGCCATTAACTACATATCTGGCAGGAAATCCATCACATTTGTAGGTTGTGGGTTCCAGATCTTCCTCTTTGTGATGTCTGTGGGTGCTGAATGCCTTATTCTTACAGCCATGTCCTATGATCGCTATGTAGCTATCTGTCACCCACTGCGTTATCCTACTCTTATGAACCATCAAATCAGTGTCATGCTGGCTGCTGTCTGCTGGCTTGGGGGAATCATGGATTCTTCCATTCATACAATTTATGTAATGCTCCTCCCATTTTGTGGCACAAGGACCATAGACCACTTTTTTTGTGAAATCCCAGGCATGTTGAGAATCTCTTATATAGATACATCACCATATGAAGAAAACGTCTACATGAGTTCTGTATTCTTCTTAATTCCCTTTTCCATCATTCTTATCTCATATGGTCAGATTCTCTGTATTATGTTTCATATGAAATCAATGGAGGCCCAGAAAAAAGCCTTCTCCACTTGTTCCTCCCACCTGGCTGTGGTTGCCATGTACTATGGTTCATGTATCTTTACATGCATGAGACCAAAATCCTATCACACTCCTAGTCAGGACAAGGTATTAGCCATCTTATTTACCATTCTTTCTCCCATGCTCAACCCTGTCATCCACAGTCtgagaaataaaaatgtcttaTGTGCCCTGACAATGGTTTTTAGTAAAGCTCTTAGTCacagaaatgaaaacttttaa